A genomic region of Miscanthus floridulus cultivar M001 chromosome 3, ASM1932011v1, whole genome shotgun sequence contains the following coding sequences:
- the LOC136543872 gene encoding uncharacterized protein, with product MARRQRMFEMTSAEPIHGIRMSTVALSDEEVLRRVRETVEGWQRISDLTPFLMRPSWGYLSLGMRDVRASPPPVPEDAKLRAENRALAKAYKERKDVEEARRKRKSLERDELEKRHRQQRRDGLLEEESLSSSSMEFLSDDDESEALKAGTSSTARWVVEAQAALQHGAVSARADPREPAAQGEATDVATDQAREEAPTPREVGPLESGGAEAPLAAKATEGEAEAPRNSRAEVAEVEASRASEAEVADAGAPGTTEAEVVEVGAPGTTRATVAEAVALGATEAKVAEAVALGATEAEAAEAGVGVVEPVA from the exons atggctcggcggcagcgcATGTTCGAGATGACATCGGCTGAGCCGATCCATGGCATCCGGATGTCCACCGttgccctctccgatgaggaggttCTACGTcgagtgagagagacggtggaggggtggcAGAGGATCAGTGATCTGACCCCATTCCTGATGCGCCCGTCGTGGGGGTACCTCTCCCTG gggatgagggatgtgcgagcctccccaccgcctgTTCCCGAGGACGCCAAGCTGCGAGCCGAGAACAGGGCACTCGCTAAGGCGTACAAGGAGCGGAAGGACGTCGAGGAGGCTcggcgcaagaggaagagcctaGAGCGCGATGAGCTAGAGAAGCGTCACCGGCAGCAGAGGCGTGACGGTCTCCTGGAGGAGGAGTCTCTGTCATCGTCGTCGATGGAGTTCTTGAGCGACGATGatgagagcgag gcgctcaaggcgggcactagctccaccgcccgatgggtggtggaggcacaagctGCCCTGCAGCATGGCGCGGTGTCGGCCAGGGCTGACCCGAGggagccggccgcccaaggagaggctaccgacGTGGCCACGGATCAAGCGAGGGAGGAGGCACCTACGCCTCGTGAGGTCGGGCCCCTCGAGTCAGGTGGAGCCGAGGCGCCTTTAGCAGCTAAGGCCACTGAGGGTGAGGCCGAGGCCCCCAGGAACTCCagggccgaggtggcggaggtcGAGGCTTCTAGGGCTTCCGAAGCTGAGGTGGCGGACGCCGGGGCTCCGGgaaccaccgaggccgaggtggtggaGGTTGGAGCTCCTGGGACCACCAGGGCCACTGTGGCGGAGGCTGTAGCTCTCGGGGCCACCGAGGCCAAGGTGGCGGAGGCTGTAGCTCTCGGGGCCACTGAGGCCGAGGCGGCGGAGGCCGGTGTGGGTGTGGTGGAGCCGGTGGCCTAG